A genomic segment from Chitinophagaceae bacterium encodes:
- a CDS encoding phosphotransferase — protein MQQVENIFKQFSNSPITGIDKLPQAGSDRQYYRIKTEGNCYIATVGKNIKENKTFIYFSRVFTKLRLTTPQVYAVSEDQSTYIQQDFGTQSLLDVVDAKGLTDEVFKLYQKSLKQLAALQVKAQKEVDFSRCLTNSEFGKEAILADLLYFKYYFLDTLAKPYDKQKLLNDFNKLSDFLTGSAYQTFMFRDFQGRNIMIGASDEVNFIDYQGGMKGAPQYDAASLLWQARANLPDAWKEKLLIDFIGYFENETGEKVNADLFKKQYYGFVLIRLLQVLGAYGFRGLFERKAHFLTSIPLALKNLNEFLNNHNPGIELPELDKLLQICTSNEIIEQFTPFQATAETPLLVTINSFSYKKGIPLDSSENGGGFVFDMRGILNPGRFDEYKTLNGLDKPVKDFLEQQTQMPVFLNSVFTLIDISVTDYIKRGFASLIINFGCTGGQHRSVYAAEALARHLKNKFKVKMQVTHTNKKNWLTKM, from the coding sequence ATGCAACAGGTAGAAAATATTTTTAAGCAGTTCAGCAACAGCCCTATTACGGGTATTGATAAACTACCGCAGGCAGGTAGTGACAGGCAATATTACCGTATTAAAACTGAGGGCAACTGTTATATAGCCACTGTGGGAAAAAATATTAAGGAAAACAAAACCTTTATTTATTTTTCACGGGTATTTACAAAATTAAGGCTCACAACGCCACAGGTGTATGCCGTAAGCGAGGACCAATCAACCTATATTCAACAGGATTTTGGTACGCAAAGCTTGCTGGATGTAGTGGATGCAAAAGGATTAACCGATGAAGTATTTAAACTGTATCAAAAAAGTTTAAAGCAATTGGCAGCATTGCAGGTAAAGGCTCAAAAGGAAGTAGATTTTTCCCGTTGCCTTACCAATAGCGAGTTTGGCAAAGAAGCCATACTGGCCGATTTGCTGTATTTTAAATATTATTTCCTGGATACTTTAGCAAAGCCTTATGACAAGCAAAAACTGCTTAATGACTTTAATAAATTGAGTGATTTTTTAACAGGCTCTGCATATCAAACTTTTATGTTCCGGGATTTCCAGGGACGCAATATTATGATTGGCGCCAGCGATGAAGTAAATTTTATTGATTACCAGGGTGGCATGAAGGGAGCGCCGCAATATGATGCTGCCTCATTGCTATGGCAGGCAAGGGCAAACTTACCCGATGCCTGGAAAGAAAAATTGCTGATTGATTTTATTGGGTATTTTGAAAACGAAACAGGTGAAAAAGTAAATGCAGATTTATTTAAAAAACAATATTATGGTTTTGTGCTTATTCGTTTGTTGCAGGTGTTGGGCGCATACGGCTTCAGGGGATTATTTGAACGCAAAGCACATTTCTTAACCAGCATACCGCTTGCATTAAAAAATTTAAATGAATTTTTAAATAACCACAACCCCGGAATAGAATTACCCGAACTGGATAAACTGTTGCAAATTTGCACCAGCAACGAAATTATAGAGCAATTCACACCTTTTCAGGCAACAGCCGAAACCCCGTTGCTGGTTACCATCAACAGCTTTTCTTATAAAAAAGGCATCCCTTTGGATAGCTCCGAAAATGGCGGCGGATTTGTATTTGATATGCGGGGGATTTTAAACCCCGGCCGCTTTGATGAATATAAAACATTGAACGGCCTGGATAAACCGGTAAAGGATTTTTTGGAACAACAAACACAAATGCCTGTTTTTCTCAATAGCGTTTTTACCCTTATTGATATTTCCGTAACCGATTATATAAAAAGAGGCTTTGCCTCGCTTATAATAAATTTTGGTTGCACCGGCGGGC
- a CDS encoding ParA family protein codes for MTTIALYNLKGGVGKTASCVNFSYLAAADGFKTLLWDIDPQGSSSFYYKVKPKQHPGIKKLITKDAHLESAIMSSDFELLDVIPADNSSKSFDIMLEEMKSSKSRIKSVLKQLDGEYDFVFIDCPPGFSALSENIFNAADIVLMPVIPTTLSIRTYNMVKDFFKEKDLDIGKLTCFFTMVDLRKNMHNEIMEELYKDKRFFQNYVPYLSDVEKMGVHKAPIMEFANSSYASKCYRELWTEIKEGVLE; via the coding sequence ATGACAACAATTGCATTATACAACCTTAAAGGCGGTGTAGGAAAAACAGCATCCTGTGTAAATTTTTCTTACCTCGCTGCTGCAGATGGCTTTAAAACATTATTGTGGGATATTGATCCGCAGGGTTCTTCCTCATTTTACTATAAAGTAAAACCCAAACAACATCCCGGAATAAAAAAATTGATTACTAAAGATGCACACCTGGAATCGGCAATAATGAGCAGCGATTTTGAATTGCTGGATGTAATACCTGCCGACAACAGCAGCAAAAGTTTTGATATTATGCTGGAAGAAATGAAGAGCAGCAAAAGTCGCATTAAATCGGTATTAAAACAACTCGACGGTGAGTATGATTTTGTGTTTATTGATTGCCCTCCGGGCTTTAGTGCATTAAGCGAAAACATTTTTAATGCAGCAGATATTGTGCTTATGCCTGTAATTCCTACAACTTTAAGCATCAGAACTTATAATATGGTAAAAGATTTTTTTAAAGAAAAAGACCTGGATATAGGTAAATTAACCTGCTTTTTTACCATGGTAGATTTGCGCAAGAACATGCATAACGAAATAATGGAAGAGCTTTACAAGGACAAAAGATTTTTTCAAAACTATGTTCCCTACTTGAGTGATGTAGAAAAAATGGGGGTGCATAAAGCGCCAATTATGGAATTTGCCAACAGCAGCTATGCCTCAAAATGTTACCGTGAACTTTGGACAGAAATTAAAGAAGGCGTATTGGAATAA
- a CDS encoding esterase: MTRSLFSWYSNALGEEMPIVSYGHYGFALLLVPTAAADYLEYERFQLIDSLAPLINAGKVRVFSVNSVNKQSWLNNEMEGAHKAIRHNQFNQYIFEEVVPFIRTNTSNETPIITCGASFGALHSMNLFLKRPDIINGVIAMSGVYNLTEYSKDFYDDQVYFNSPAHYVPNLTDDWYLSNIRNSHHIHILTGSGDYEDPQASRDFSGVLASKGINHELDVWGTEWKHDWPTWREMLPKYLETRF, translated from the coding sequence ATGACGAGATCATTATTTAGCTGGTACAGCAATGCATTGGGCGAAGAAATGCCCATAGTAAGTTACGGCCATTACGGATTTGCCCTTTTACTCGTTCCTACAGCAGCAGCAGATTACCTGGAGTACGAAAGGTTTCAATTAATTGATTCATTAGCACCTTTGATTAATGCAGGAAAAGTTAGGGTGTTTTCTGTAAACAGCGTTAACAAGCAAAGCTGGTTAAATAACGAAATGGAAGGGGCGCATAAGGCCATTAGGCATAATCAGTTTAACCAGTATATTTTTGAAGAAGTGGTTCCCTTCATACGCACCAATACTTCAAATGAAACACCAATAATTACCTGCGGTGCATCATTTGGCGCATTGCACAGTATGAACTTGTTTTTAAAACGTCCCGATATTATTAATGGGGTTATTGCCATGAGTGGCGTTTATAACCTTACGGAATATTCAAAAGACTTTTATGACGACCAGGTGTACTTCAACAGCCCGGCTCATTACGTACCCAACCTTACCGACGACTGGTACTTAAGTAATATCCGCAATAGCCACCATATTCATATTCTTACTGGCAGCGGCGATTATGAAGATCCGCAGGCTTCCCGTGATTTTTCGGGTGTGCTTGCCTCAAAAGGCATTAACCACGAACTGGATGTGTGGGGAACAGAATGGAAGCATGACTGGCCCACCTGGAGAGAAATGCTGCCTAAATATTTAGAAACAAGGTTTTAG